In Pseudostreptobacillus hongkongensis, the DNA window GCGCACCATATCCTCTATCTAAAACTACATTTCTTCCACGTGGTCCTAAAGTTATCTTAACTGCATTAGCTAAAATATTAACTCCATTTTCAAGTGCTTTTCTTGCATCATCATTGAATTTAATAACTTTACTCATTTTTAAAATCCACCTTTGCATAAACATCTTCTAAATTTACTATATATTTAATTTCATCTCCATTTCTAACTTCCATAGAAGCATCAATGTCAAATATTACATATTCATTAACACTAATATCTGTAACCTTATCTGAAACTTCTAATACTTTTGCAAAATTTTCTGCTATTTTATTATCATCAAAAAGTATTAATCCAGATTTAGTTTTATTTTCAAATTTAACTATTTCTACCAATATTCTATTTCCTAAAGGTCTTATTTTCATCATACTTCCTCTCACTATATTTTCTATAAATTATACCATATATATAGATATTATTTCAAATAAAT includes these proteins:
- a CDS encoding co-chaperone GroES family protein, whose translation is MMKIRPLGNRILVEIVKFENKTKSGLILFDDNKIAENFAKVLEVSDKVTDISVNEYVIFDIDASMEVRNGDEIKYIVNLEDVYAKVDFKNE